A genomic stretch from Gorilla gorilla gorilla isolate KB3781 chromosome 20, NHGRI_mGorGor1-v2.1_pri, whole genome shotgun sequence includes:
- the RFXANK gene encoding DNA-binding protein RFXANK isoform X2, whose protein sequence is MELTQPAEDLILTQQTPASELGDPEDPGEEAADGSDTVVLSLFPCTPEPVNPEPDASVSSPQGSSLKHSTTLTNRQRGNEVSALPATLDSLSIHQLAAQGELDQLKEHLRKGDNLVNKPDERGFTPLIWASAFGEIETVRFLLEWGADPHILAKERESALSLASTGGYTDIVGLLLERDVDINIYDWNGGTPLLYAVRGNHVKCVEALLARGADLTTEADSGYTPMDLAVALGYRKVQQVIENHILKLFQSNLVPADPE, encoded by the exons ATGGAGCTTACCCAGCCTGCAGAGGACCTCATCCTGACCCAGCAGACCCCTGCCTCAGAACTTGGGGACCCTGAAGACCCCGGAGAGGAGGCTGCAGATGGCTCAGACACTGTGGTCCTCAGTCTCTTTCCCTGCACCCCTGAGCCTGTGAATCCTGAACCGGATGCCAGTGTTTCCTCTCCACAGG GCAGCTCCCTGAAGCACTCCACCACTCTCACCAACCGGCAGCGAGGGAACGAGGTGTCAGCTCTGCCGGCCACCCTAGACT ccctgtCCATCCACCAGCTCGCAGCACAGGGGGAGCTGGACCAGCTGAAGGAGCATTTGCGGAAAG GTGACAACCTCGTCAACAAGCCAGACGAGCGCGGCTTCACCCCCCTCATCTGGGCCTCGGCCTTTGGAGAGATTGAGACCGTTCGCTTCCTGCTGGAGTGG GGTGCCGACCCCCACATCCTGGCAAAAGAGCGAGAGAGCGCCCTGTCGCTGGCCAGCACAGGCGGCTACACAGACATTGTGGGGCTGCTGCTGGAGCGTGACGTGGACATCAACATCTATGATTGG AATGGAGGGACGCCACTGCTGTACGCCGTGCGTGGGAACCACGTGAAATGCGTTGAGGCCTTGCTGG CCCGAGGCGCTGACCTCACCACCGAAGCCGACTCTGGCTACACCCCGATGGACCTTGCCGTGGCCCTGGGATACCGGAAAG TGCAACAGGTGATCGAGAACCACATCCTCAAGCTCTTCCAGAGCAACCTGGTGCCCGCTGACCCTGAGTGA
- the NR2C2AP gene encoding nuclear receptor 2C2-associated protein isoform X2 yields MTHSLVCPETVSRVSSVLNRNTRQFGKKHLFDQDEETCWNSDQGPSQWVTLEFPQLIRVSQLQIQFQGGFSSRRGCLEGSQGTQALRKIVDFYPEDNNSLQAHTFPIPAAEVDRLKVTFEDATDFFGRVVIYHLRVLGEKGTNRDPCRDLHYRAKLGEPRPHPRNLNFP; encoded by the exons ATGACCCACTCTTTGGTTTGTCCAGAGACAGTGAGCAG GGTGAGTTCAGTGCTAAATCGCAACACTCGGCAGTTTGGAAAAAAACATCTTTTCGACCAGGATGAGGAGACATGTTGGAACTCAGACCAG GGCCCCTCCCAGTGGGTGACGCTGGAGTTTCCCCAGCTCATCCGTGTCTCCCAGCTGCAGATCCAGTTTCAGGGTGGCTTCTCCAGTCGCCGGGGCTGCCTGGAAG GTTCACAGGGCACTCAGGCTCTCCGCAAGATTGTAGATTTCTACCCTGAGGACAACAACTCGCTTCAG GCTCACACTTTCCCCATACCAGCTGCTGAAGTGGACCGGCTGAAGGTGACGTTTGAGGATGCCACTGACTTTTTTGGCCGTGTGGTCATCTACCACCTGCGGGTGCTTGGGGAGAAG GGGACAAACAGGGACCCTTGCAGAGACCTGCATTACAGAGCAAAGCTGGGAGAACCGAGGCCTCATCCCAGGAACCTCAACTTCCCCTAA
- the RFXANK gene encoding DNA-binding protein RFXANK isoform X4 yields the protein MELTQPAEDLILTQQTPASELGDPEDPGEEAADGSDTVVLSLFPCTPEPVNPEPDASVSSPQGSSLKHSTTLTNRQRGNEVSALPATLDCDNLVNKPDERGFTPLIWASAFGEIETVRFLLEWGADPHILAKERESALSLASTGGYTDIVGLLLERDVDINIYDWNGGTPLLYAVRGNHVKCVEALLARGADLTTEADSGYTPMDLAVALGYRKVQQVIENHILKLFQSNLVPADPE from the exons ATGGAGCTTACCCAGCCTGCAGAGGACCTCATCCTGACCCAGCAGACCCCTGCCTCAGAACTTGGGGACCCTGAAGACCCCGGAGAGGAGGCTGCAGATGGCTCAGACACTGTGGTCCTCAGTCTCTTTCCCTGCACCCCTGAGCCTGTGAATCCTGAACCGGATGCCAGTGTTTCCTCTCCACAGG GCAGCTCCCTGAAGCACTCCACCACTCTCACCAACCGGCAGCGAGGGAACGAGGTGTCAGCTCTGCCGGCCACCCTAGACT GTGACAACCTCGTCAACAAGCCAGACGAGCGCGGCTTCACCCCCCTCATCTGGGCCTCGGCCTTTGGAGAGATTGAGACCGTTCGCTTCCTGCTGGAGTGG GGTGCCGACCCCCACATCCTGGCAAAAGAGCGAGAGAGCGCCCTGTCGCTGGCCAGCACAGGCGGCTACACAGACATTGTGGGGCTGCTGCTGGAGCGTGACGTGGACATCAACATCTATGATTGG AATGGAGGGACGCCACTGCTGTACGCCGTGCGTGGGAACCACGTGAAATGCGTTGAGGCCTTGCTGG CCCGAGGCGCTGACCTCACCACCGAAGCCGACTCTGGCTACACCCCGATGGACCTTGCCGTGGCCCTGGGATACCGGAAAG TGCAACAGGTGATCGAGAACCACATCCTCAAGCTCTTCCAGAGCAACCTGGTGCCCGCTGACCCTGAGTGA
- the NR2C2AP gene encoding nuclear receptor 2C2-associated protein isoform X1 translates to MTHSLVCPETVSRVSSVLNRNTRQFGKKHLFDQDEETCWNSDQGPSQWVTLEFPQLIRVSQLQIQFQGGFSSRRGCLEGSQGTQALRKIVDFYPEDNNSLQAHTFPIPAAEVDRLKVTFEDATDFFGRVVIYHLRVLGEKV, encoded by the exons ATGACCCACTCTTTGGTTTGTCCAGAGACAGTGAGCAG GGTGAGTTCAGTGCTAAATCGCAACACTCGGCAGTTTGGAAAAAAACATCTTTTCGACCAGGATGAGGAGACATGTTGGAACTCAGACCAG GGCCCCTCCCAGTGGGTGACGCTGGAGTTTCCCCAGCTCATCCGTGTCTCCCAGCTGCAGATCCAGTTTCAGGGTGGCTTCTCCAGTCGCCGGGGCTGCCTGGAAG GTTCACAGGGCACTCAGGCTCTCCGCAAGATTGTAGATTTCTACCCTGAGGACAACAACTCGCTTCAG GCTCACACTTTCCCCATACCAGCTGCTGAAGTGGACCGGCTGAAGGTGACGTTTGAGGATGCCACTGACTTTTTTGGCCGTGTGGTCATCTACCACCTGCGGGTGCTTGGGGAGAAGGTGTGA
- the RFXANK gene encoding DNA-binding protein RFXANK isoform X3 — translation MELTQPAEDLILTQQTPASELGDPEDPGEEAADGSDTVVLSLFPCTPEPVNPEPDASVSSPQAGSSLKHSTTLTNRQRGNEVSALPATLDCDNLVNKPDERGFTPLIWASAFGEIETVRFLLEWGADPHILAKERESALSLASTGGYTDIVGLLLERDVDINIYDWNGGTPLLYAVRGNHVKCVEALLARGADLTTEADSGYTPMDLAVALGYRKVQQVIENHILKLFQSNLVPADPE, via the exons ATGGAGCTTACCCAGCCTGCAGAGGACCTCATCCTGACCCAGCAGACCCCTGCCTCAGAACTTGGGGACCCTGAAGACCCCGGAGAGGAGGCTGCAGATGGCTCAGACACTGTGGTCCTCAGTCTCTTTCCCTGCACCCCTGAGCCTGTGAATCCTGAACCGGATGCCAGTGTTTCCTCTCCACAGG CAGGCAGCTCCCTGAAGCACTCCACCACTCTCACCAACCGGCAGCGAGGGAACGAGGTGTCAGCTCTGCCGGCCACCCTAGACT GTGACAACCTCGTCAACAAGCCAGACGAGCGCGGCTTCACCCCCCTCATCTGGGCCTCGGCCTTTGGAGAGATTGAGACCGTTCGCTTCCTGCTGGAGTGG GGTGCCGACCCCCACATCCTGGCAAAAGAGCGAGAGAGCGCCCTGTCGCTGGCCAGCACAGGCGGCTACACAGACATTGTGGGGCTGCTGCTGGAGCGTGACGTGGACATCAACATCTATGATTGG AATGGAGGGACGCCACTGCTGTACGCCGTGCGTGGGAACCACGTGAAATGCGTTGAGGCCTTGCTGG CCCGAGGCGCTGACCTCACCACCGAAGCCGACTCTGGCTACACCCCGATGGACCTTGCCGTGGCCCTGGGATACCGGAAAG TGCAACAGGTGATCGAGAACCACATCCTCAAGCTCTTCCAGAGCAACCTGGTGCCCGCTGACCCTGAGTGA
- the RFXANK gene encoding DNA-binding protein RFXANK isoform X1, whose amino-acid sequence MELTQPAEDLILTQQTPASELGDPEDPGEEAADGSDTVVLSLFPCTPEPVNPEPDASVSSPQAGSSLKHSTTLTNRQRGNEVSALPATLDSLSIHQLAAQGELDQLKEHLRKGDNLVNKPDERGFTPLIWASAFGEIETVRFLLEWGADPHILAKERESALSLASTGGYTDIVGLLLERDVDINIYDWNGGTPLLYAVRGNHVKCVEALLARGADLTTEADSGYTPMDLAVALGYRKVQQVIENHILKLFQSNLVPADPE is encoded by the exons ATGGAGCTTACCCAGCCTGCAGAGGACCTCATCCTGACCCAGCAGACCCCTGCCTCAGAACTTGGGGACCCTGAAGACCCCGGAGAGGAGGCTGCAGATGGCTCAGACACTGTGGTCCTCAGTCTCTTTCCCTGCACCCCTGAGCCTGTGAATCCTGAACCGGATGCCAGTGTTTCCTCTCCACAGG CAGGCAGCTCCCTGAAGCACTCCACCACTCTCACCAACCGGCAGCGAGGGAACGAGGTGTCAGCTCTGCCGGCCACCCTAGACT ccctgtCCATCCACCAGCTCGCAGCACAGGGGGAGCTGGACCAGCTGAAGGAGCATTTGCGGAAAG GTGACAACCTCGTCAACAAGCCAGACGAGCGCGGCTTCACCCCCCTCATCTGGGCCTCGGCCTTTGGAGAGATTGAGACCGTTCGCTTCCTGCTGGAGTGG GGTGCCGACCCCCACATCCTGGCAAAAGAGCGAGAGAGCGCCCTGTCGCTGGCCAGCACAGGCGGCTACACAGACATTGTGGGGCTGCTGCTGGAGCGTGACGTGGACATCAACATCTATGATTGG AATGGAGGGACGCCACTGCTGTACGCCGTGCGTGGGAACCACGTGAAATGCGTTGAGGCCTTGCTGG CCCGAGGCGCTGACCTCACCACCGAAGCCGACTCTGGCTACACCCCGATGGACCTTGCCGTGGCCCTGGGATACCGGAAAG TGCAACAGGTGATCGAGAACCACATCCTCAAGCTCTTCCAGAGCAACCTGGTGCCCGCTGACCCTGAGTGA